In Fusarium oxysporum f. sp. lycopersici 4287 chromosome 4, whole genome shotgun sequence, a genomic segment contains:
- a CDS encoding adenosinetriphosphatase: MPSESAPWLRWVLGMGERRKLGDVAMDILLFAGMMTAGLYVARNFLNPILSNIADPDKEKHEQARRQAKAHLERLNRHKKDGLDYGDDSDSRTGPRPEDLVLNEYENLVALEMVPPEDISVGFDDIGGLDTIIEELKESIIYPLTMPHLYSHAAPLLSAPSGVLLYGPPGCGKTMLAKAVAHESGASFINLHISTLTEKWYGDSNKIVRAVFSLARKMQPAIIFIDEIDAVLGTRRSGEHEASGMVKAEFMTLWDGLTSSNSSGMPARIMVLGATNRINDIDEAILRRMPKKFPVTLPGTEQRRRILQLILQDTKTDPEYFNLDYVARITAGLSGSDIKEACRDAAMVPVREYMRQHRESGHAMSSVDPRQFRGIRSDDFLGREGGQIKLQPKRRSSGVEELIAEEQD; encoded by the exons ATGCCATCCGAGTCAGCCCCTTGGCTGCGCTGGGTCCTCGGCATGGGGGAACGACGTAAGCTCGGCGATGTCGCCATGGACATATTGCTCTTTGCGGGCATG ATGACGGCTGGCCTATATGTGGCTCGAAATTTCCTCAACCCTATCTTGAGCAACATTGCCGACCCCGATAAAGAAAAACATGAACAAGCAAGACGCCAAGCCAAAGCGCACCTTGAGCGGTTAAACCGACACAAGAAAGACGGACTTGATTATGGAGATGATAGCGATTCGAGAACGGGGCCACGACCGGAGGATCTGGTCTTGAATGAATACGAGAACTTGGTTGCACTTGAGATGGTCCCTCCTGAGGACATATCTGTTGGGTTTGACG ACATCGGTGGTCTGGATACGATTATCGAAGAACTGAAAGAGTCGATCATATACCCTTTGACGATGCCTCACCTTTACTCCCACGCCGCGCCTCTACTCTCTGCTCCCTCTGGTGTTCTTCTATACGGTCCTCCGGGTTGTGGAAAGACAATGCTCGCTAAGGCTGTTGCCCATGAGAGTGGTGCTTCTTTCATCAACTTGCATATCTCGACTTTAACGGAGAAATGGTATGGAGACTCGAACAAGATTGTCCGTGCCGTTTTCTCCTTGGCCCGAAAAATGCAGCCTGCTATTATTTTTATTGACGAAATCGACGCTGTCCTTGGTACTCGTAGAAGTGGCGAGCATGAGGCCAGTGGCATGGTCAAGGCCGA GTTCATGACTCTATGGGATGGTTTGACGTCCTCGAATTCCTCAGGGATGCCTGCTCGAATCATGGTTCTTGGTGCGACCAACCGTATCAATGATATTGACGAGGCCATCCTTCGCCGTATGCCAAAGAAATTTCCTGTCACGCTGCCAGGAACAGAGCAGCGACGTCGAATTTTACAGCTCATATTGCAAGATACCAAGACAGATCCTGAGTATTTCAACCTCGATTACGTTGCAAGGATTACTGCTGGGCTCTCTGGTAGTGACATCAAGGAGGCCTGCCGAGATGCAGCAATGGTGCCCGTACGAGAATACATGCGGCAGCATCGTGAGAGTGGGCACGCCATGTCATCCGTGGATCCCAGGCAATTCCGTGGCATTAGATCAGATGACTTCCTCGGCCGCGAAGGAGGACAGATCAAACTGCAACCAAAGCGACGGTCGAGCGGTGTTGAGGAGCTGATTGCGGAGGAGCAGGACTAG